The Gasterosteus aculeatus chromosome 12, fGasAcu3.hap1.1, whole genome shotgun sequence DNA window ACCCATTCATGAATACTGTGTGGGAAGTAACACGCAGACTACTCAACATACACGAGGCCACCCAGCTAAATGCTCTCCTCTTATAAGTGCTGCCATCAAATTATCAGTTCAATTGTTGGTCTTTCCACTCTTTGCTTCTTAAAAACTTAAAAGTTAATTTAACCAAGCGAGacaatattgatttttattcCCAGCATGAAGTCATTTCATAGAGTCAAGGACTTATTTTAGTTCACACTCTGAAGTACCATTGTGCAACACTTAGAATAGTCTGTTGTGCTGAGCGCTTTCCTCTAGTCAATAGAGGCATAGCCCTTCCAGCTCCAAGTGCATTCCTCAAGAGCTCCTAACATGACACGGCACAGGaatttacttttaaaatattagacTTTCAAGACTAAAGAGGACACAGGGATGTTCTCTTTTATTGTGTGCTTCATCAATCAGGTTTTAGTCCGGGTATTCAGAGATGCAGAGGTCAATTTCTGCTGGAAAGAGATGTGGTGGTATTCATTCCTTTTGTTGATCAAGCTCAGTAAGAAAGACTTTACTTTTCTATGGGatcttttattttaagaatTACTCTACAAAAATCATTTGGTTAACAAGACAGAAACAGGTTTGTACAGATTAAAATGTtcaatcgtttttttttgtcgttttaTAGACACTCACATTGAAGATTGTAGGCGATGGGAATGAACCAGCTTAACATAATTGAAAAAGTCAGATagcaataaacatttattgggGAAATACGGTGGGACAAAATCCAGGAATCACTCTACAAAACaagaacatatattttacaaaggTTCAGGAAGTCAGCATTAATTACAAGTGTAGACATCATGACTGCATGAAGAATTATAGGAATTCCTTAAATCTCAGTCATCTGTGGGTGAAGTGACAGCTCACTTGTGTAGTAGCTTCtggatgaaaaacaacaagaaacaatCATTGTAATGTTTATCACTAGACGTGCACTCCCTTGACTGCCCCTTACAATTTAAGATGTGTATTCTGTGTGTACCCTGGAATTGTGAAGGATCTTTGAGGTGTTATGTTCACCACTAACAGTACTGTAAATTcacaaagaaaatcatttttaatccaTTGTTGTGGCAGCTGATGTCAGTAATCAGTCTGCATCAGTCTTTGacttcatttcattaaaaatgaaaatggagtatatatattcatgaagagcTCATCGGCTTTACTGTGTAGGAACCTGATGATTTGTGTTTACCTATTTTCAGATGTTGAGATTCACTGATACATTGCAATATGCACACAAGACATATAATTAAAAAGTTATGCTCGGTCACATCATGTGATATTAAAACACGCTTTTAGGGACCAAAAAGCCTTAATGTACCATCTAAAGAGctagcttttattttgttggggGGATGTAATGGAAATGGGTGCATTAGAAGAGTAACAGAGAAAGAGATGCTCACAAATTATTCATGAATTTTGAGTTGACAGAGAAACAACACGGCATGTAGAGAATAATTCATCGACAAAGCTGTATGTGTTAGTTTAGAGGAGAGCTTCAGGTGCATAAACGGCTACTTCGATACTATATGACTGTACGCCAGTAGTAGTAACGGATAAAGAAAGTGGGGCCTCTATTTAATGTTTTCACGTTTCCACACTTTTCAAAATACGGTAGAATGTATTCTCATCATAATAACAGTAGTGGGAGCAGAAGTCATGGTGGAAATGATAAATGGTGGACAAAAAGTCTTCAAAAAGTACCCTTCACAATTTTCTCAAAGAGCAAAGGAAGAATAGAAGTATCAACCAAATCTAAACTGTTGTTGAAAGAGTCAAGGACGTTTTTGATTAAGTAGAATCATGTCTTACAGCAGTTTCTTAAGTCGATGGAGTCGTGAAGGGCATCCCTGAGTAGTTTCCATCACAGTACATACCTACCTTTCATTTGAAATCAGGGTGCACAGAAATGCAACTAATGGATTTTATAAACCAGGTAGTTGTGAGGTGAAAACATAGTCACAGAGATCAATGCACATTTCTATAAATGTTGCTGTATGAACAgctcaataaaaacattaattgCAGTTATCAGATcatcatgaaaatattaaaaatatatattttttaaaccaggaAACGGTTTCACACTCCATGCAAGGTGAGTTTAACAGAGCCGTGAACAACTTTGTTTTGCGTTTATTTAAAACTTGTGAAGAGGGATCATTGTAATGTGTATTCTCGTGAACAGAGGAAAACTCCATTTAAGATCTAATGGTTATAAATGTAAATTAACCTGAACAAAATGACATTTGATTGAGCTCTCTAAAGAGCAGAAGAGAATTTGTTGGTTACAAATTTAGGAAAATATTATTACTCACCTGGAAACAGTGGTCTGTAAAGGTGGACATTGGAAGTTCTCAGACATAAAACTGCAAACATCTGCAAAACCGTGACAACTCCATTGATGCAATCAAAAGCTCTAAGAGAGAATGCACCTTTGTGCATCCTTTTAACGATTGGTAAATACTAATAGAACTGATTTTCATCTGAAAAAGTTGAGAAGAAACCTTaagagcaaaaagagaaaaaatgaagcCTGATTGGACGTTTGTTGGTATCTTTACATGTTAGTACTATTTCTCAAATCAGACATTAATCTCAGTGTTCATACTATTGGAACCACTAGAAAAGCAGATGTATACAGCAATTTAGGGGTTTTGAAACAAGCTTAGTTAGTACCATTCCCAAAACAGCCAAAGGATGAATAACGAACGCTGAGGCCGCTCATTAGTTATGAGTTGAGTTACGTCAAAACGTTTGGTCAGTTACGTATCGTCAGTATCTCCAGCCACATCACAAGTATGACACATTGCGACGTGACCATGCAGGTGATCACCTTTAAAATGTGATTTCTCCCAGTCATCAAGCAGGCTCACACTCATAAAAGGCTTCAGCTGAacaagaggaaaagagaaaacagatCTAAAACACAGAACATATAGACACAAATAACGGCTGGAAGTAGAAAAACtttatgaaaataaagtaaaatactggcattcaaaatgaaaacaatattggtctgttgacaccATTACACATGCTGTGTTGATTGTCTTCCCACAAATGTATCAAGTAAATATTACACAAGTCTAGTCAGTGTGTCTAGTTCTTTGGTATCTTATAACACTGTCAACCAGAGTATATCAACTGCAGCAGATTGAATAcatcaaaattaaatattttgtaGCTGACAACAAATCATCAAAATAATATCCAGCAcataaaataatgacaatattattttcaaaatatttcatAAACCAAACCCATGAGGATTGAGTGCGTCACAAGCATCGTTGAATAAGATTAGTGTATCTGAATAAGAAGCAACCGTGTAGCTTCCAGTCTGAGAGGCAATAACATACTTTACAAATAAGGCGAAGAGAAGTAAGCTAATCCAAACACATAACAGCATGCTCACCTGCTTCTATTGTCTACAGTAGATCAGAAAAACTAAATTGGCTGTATTGTTATACAGAGAgaggtaaaaaaataagaaaatgggGGAGGGGCGcatctcattttgtttttatagtTTTTCTAAACGTCAACAGTAGATGGCAGCAAATTAATCTTAATACTGAGAGAGCAACTCACCAGACAGATTCTTTGGTGTTAACCATTCAGGAATCTAAAACTAAAAACTGCTCATAAAATTAAACCGAATGGTAAGtgtataaaaacaataattgagAGAACGGTTGTCGTGTCCATAGTAACActcaaagtaaagtaaaaagcacatgacaagAGCACATATGCATAGTCAATAGAAAACCAGTCCTGTGGTTACTGTTAACTCATGAACCCGCTTTTCAATGTGGCAGTttactgctgcgccaacgaggcagaTAAAGTGCATCAAGTTAGTCGGTCAAGAAATTTTAACTGCCAGATCAATTTTCCAAGAGTTTGTAAAACGTTTTACAGCAAATAGGATTCCAGCAGTATCAACTACACCGGccgttttattttcattctaacTACATTGAAATCTGTTAATTTTTTACCTTATTCTAACTGTGCAAATTATGTAGAGTTTCCACATCAAACCGACTGCAAAAATGTTTGGTGACGCTTTCTTAACCCCTGTAGAAATTAGCAAAAAAAGCTGCAAGAGCAACCTGCAGTGTCTCTCCTTTGATACACGAGTACGTCCCAGACACAGAGCCgtatcatcaaaaaaaaaaggaaagtaaacAATACAAAAGGTGCTTGTGCATGGCAACAAATAGCATCATGACCAGAAAACTCCTGCTAATGTCTCAGTCACGTATTTAACGGCATTGGAGTCTGCTGAGCGTCTAGATGAGCCTTTGCCCTATATGCTCCTGCAGCAACAGCAGGAGAGGCTGCAGAGCGCTGGGCCCGTCAGGCACAGCCTCTGTGTTCATCTGCAGCAATACCTCTTGCAGTACGAGCAGCAGGGGCAGACCTACGCTCAGGAGCTCGTACAGGGACGTGTAATCTTGGCCATTGTGCCGCAGGTGGCCGGCGAGGGCCCGCGCGGTACCGCGCACACGGCGGGACAGATAGCAGGGGGCGTTGCACACTGCGCGGATCACACCCAGGGGCCTGCTCAGGTGTTTCCTCATGAACGAGCTGAAGATACCTGCTGAGGGTCCACTCGGCGGGTCCGCCGTGCCGCCGGACTCCGAGCTCGGTCCATCGTCCGCACATTGCTCCTGAGCTCCAGCTGCAGAACGATTCTAAGACAGACGACAGGGGCAGTTTTACGCCTCTGAGTAAATATTGCTAGAGTAAGATGGAAACTTTCAGAAGGCCAGTGTACTCACTGAACGCGGGGAAAAGTTCCTCTGTGGGTTTGTTCCATTGTTCCTTTGATCAAAATGCAGTTTGCAGTACAATTTTCCTGTAGGATTACAGAACAGTGTCAGTACAAAGTAGATGAATTAGTAAAATCTGAGGAGAGATGAGACCCGTTGAGACACGTACCCTGTTCCGAGTCAAAAGCATGTGCTCCCTGTCGCAGGGCggagctgcaggtggagcagcgGAAACACTCCCTGTGGAAGAAGAGCCCCTCGGCACAGACCCTCTCCACCATATAAACACGCCGCTCGCATGAGTGACACTTGTCACCCGAGGGGGGGAAGGCCCTTCGGACTGAGCTGCCCTGGGAAATAGAGACCAGGCAGAGATGACCACTAACAGCTTGAACACTGActttaatcaaaacaaataaataataataaaaagcatttaCCATTACTTAAACCTAGTtagctaaaaaaataaataaactgcacAATGAATGAATATGCTACATGCAAACTAACTTCACAATTTGATTGACAAATATTCCTTCATCAGAAGTAGGAAGGAAGTTCAAGATGCATTGTTCATGTTGAATATTTTCTACAggtttgtatatattttgtaagGAGCTTCGTGGAACACGGCGGGTATTGCATGCAGGATGAGTGAGAATGTGACACGATGAGGATTACACAGCTGTTTTAATGAACGCCTTTCATTTCAGGTTCACCTCACGGGTAGAACATCTTCTCTCGGGGATATTATGAGTGATAGTTCAGGTCCATGAGTCTCTGTGTCTGAGCTCCTTTTCAGGGAGGGTGATTGCTGTCTTCACCTTTAAGTCTCCGACCTCATAATCATTTGGAACTGCTCACTAATATTCAACTCAAAAGGATGAACATTATTAAGGGAAGCAAGTAagataatgataaaaaaaagtttctcaTGTCAATTGCTTTTCTGGAATCAAATTCAATCCTAACACTGGGTTACAGCAGTGGTTACTTCATTTTAAATGGTGACATCTGGCTGATGAGTTAGAGCAGACTGTGTGGGATGAGTGGAGAAGGAACACACAAAGTGCCACCACAAGAACGCACACTTCTCTTGCTTTGAGGGCTGCTGGTAATGAAAAGCAGAAGGGGCACACGGCTAAAAGCAAACGCTCTTATGCAAAGCAGCAGCCCCAGCGCGTAAATGTGTGCATTATAATTAAGTATATGGTTAAAATGTAAATCTTGGGCTTCGATGCTCTGCATGCTGCCTTTAAGGTTATTAAGATAAAGATATGTTGAGCTGAAATGTATATCGTGAACATGGGCCCGTTTTGGCAGCTGAAGGTGCAGCTTGATAAAGCTACGGTAAGATCAGATAAGATCTCTAGCTCCGAGCCTGACAAAGTATAATAAAGTCCCTTTACTGGTCAACTTAACTGAAATAAATCATTGAATTATTGTGAACATCTCTCTTGCATCTAGACAAATGAAAGTGTCCAAAAAATATATGTGTTGTACTAAataaaggacaaaagacaaaattgGCTGTGCGTgttccacatgcacacacacacacacacacacacacacacactgtgaaggTAATGCAGGCCACAAGGccagagcagcatcacacaCCAAGCTGGAGATAGTCACCTCGAGTACAGCTGAGCTTTCTGATGAGAACAACCCACTAAGGTGAACAGCTTTGTCCTTTATACTCTTTGAGTGAAATTCTCTAGCCTGTTGTGTCTGAGCTTTTTTCTGCAGGTTGACACAGGACGAAAAGAAGAGCCGTCAGCTTGGCCTCCTCAGCACAGTGAGACACATTCCCCCACTAAGACATGGAGCTCTCTGTAGACATAATTAGGTTGGGTAATAAGCACTTGATGAGCAGTGCGCGGTAAATGATGAAAGGCCTTTCTGTTCTGCTTCCCCATTAAGAAGCAGGATTTGACGGTTAAATGTGTAGGCCACAGAGAACAATGACGTCGGTGTGCCGAACGAAAGCCGCCGTATTACGTTAATTTCACAGCCCACTTGATGTGGTCACTCATGCTCTACTCGAGCAGGAACCCAAGATAGACTCGCACCGAAGACCTGGCACAGAAATCAGTACGTCGGTTTGGCACCAAAGATGAAGGCGTTAATAAATCCCATAGTAAAGTATTGACTTCTTAGGGTTTAAATAAGCGATGGCCAAACTACAAAGCATATCAAATAAAAGAATTATCATAAAATGtaagatttgtttttaaactttaagAACAAAGTTGAATTATCTACGCTGATTCTAAAGGGGTCAGCACGTATAGTCGGGATACAGAGACAGATAGCTATTGGACGGGCTTAACACAGACTGCAGAGGCTTCGCTAAACACCTCCTGGCTACCGATCTGTACTGTGGCCCGGTGCTGGCCGACCCGTCTCACACAGTCCGCCCGTCTGCCTGTCTCAGCCCGCGGTCACATCTGTAGGCCTTCTTGCCATTTTTGTCAGGCTGGATAATTAAGGGGCTGACTTCACACAGTTACCTACACATTACACAAGCCTAAATGTATAATCAGGGCGTGACGTATAATCAACATTCACTCAGgggcattttttgggggggatcaGCTCACGGAACGACACAAAGGCTTGAAAAGAGCAGAGAAAGAGTTAAAGACAGTTGATAGACAGATAGTGATCACCTCAGAGACGTGTTCGTCCACCTCCCTGAGGCGCCGCAGCACTCTTGACATGAAATCGATTGCTGATTGGCgggaggcagaagaggaagcagggGGGTCTGCACTCTCCGGCTGAGCCTCGGGCTTCGCCTCAGAACGCGTCCGATCAACATGTCTGAGCTTCACTAGTGAAAATGGGTGTTGGGATTCTGGCTGGAGGGGAGATTTGGGCAGAGTCTTTGAAGGCAAGCGCACTAAAAGTGCCGCTTCTTTTCTGATACTGTCCTCCAACTGAAAGGGATAAATACATCAGTGCACTTGGGGAGCTGCGGGTTCACTCCTTTTCAagcaaatcccccaaaaaagcaaaaaaacggTGAAACTTGAATTCCCGTAAGCACTGCAGAACTACACCAGTTGTTTTGTTTCAGCACATTAGCTACAAATCTTCAAATATTTTTGCAATTTTTGTAAGGCCTTAGCTATGCTAGCACAGCATCAAAATCAATGAATATTAAGTCTATTTGAATGTTTTCCAGTCATTATTTGACAGTAATTTAAGTCAAGAATTGAAAACCTCAGAGTCTACAACCAGTAGTTACATTTAACTTTGAATTCACGCCACGCTTTTTTACACCTATGTTTGCTTGTCTTTTTGGGTGTATCATCATCTTGATTACTGTTTGTACAGTTTGTGTGACCACAACCAGACTAGCTGCATCGCAGTAGGAGGTTTAGGTTTAATGTTCTGACCCTCAGCCAGGTCAAGAGTTTGAAGCCGCTCACAGTCTGACATAGATTTTGCAGAAATGTTAGGAAGAGGTGCGGAAGGTGTGCATAACAaggcacagaaagaaaaaaggctgcAAAGAGTGAAGACTAGAGAGAACATTCAAGAAAATACTTTGTAGAATTAGCAAAAGGAAGGTTTTGTCAAACCAAAACCGCACACTGCTATCAGAGCTCCAGCAGGAGCAATATTTATTATCCATGGAAGAGAAGGCCAACAGCCCTTTTTAACTTCAGTCACGTGAAAAAACGTtgataaataaatgcagacatGCAGTATATTCACACATGTTGACTGAAATCCAGgacataaaatgaaaaactacATATTCTTGAATGCACGCAGTTGTATCAAAAGGTGTATTTTTACCTGTGTTCTCCGGACGGTGTAGTTGGGTGTGCTTTCAAACTTGGCCAGCAACTGAGTGGCCATGGAGCGTACTCTGTTCTCCTTGGGCCCTCGCTCCTCTCGCACTGCAGAGCCATTACTCGACAAATTGGTGGCCTGGCGAGAGTTGGAAGAAACGGAAAAGATCCTACATCAAGATCAACTGGATTTGTTCTCCAGGTCAAGTTCGAAATGACAAGTGGGTCGTTTAAGAAGCAAACCTCCTCCAAATAACTGCAGAGTTTCCGCCTCCTTTTGTAAATGGGATCTGCACCGTCTGACGTCTCTTCATCCTGTGAAGCACAAGGAAAGACTGAATTTCCGGTCAAACAGATGCTCAACTCCTTGTATTTAGTCCATCAGATTGAAACATTCCAGTGTGGAGCTTTACCTTCGGTACCCGTTTCCTGGGCAGAGCAAGGTTCAGCCCTTTGTTGTTGCTTCTGACTTCCTGAGACGAATAATCTTCATTATTTTCATCCACATCTCTGGAACCTGCAGTAGAACACGTGGCTGCATTTCATAGTTTccacaactctaaatctcagaTAACATCAAGGAGCAATGAACATGTGGAATAGGAAAGTCATATAAGGGGATCTGGGAAAAAGGAGTTACAGCATTTGTGTAGAGCAATGTTGCAAAGGAAATTTGAAGCCTCAATCACGCAGAGGCACATCACTACCGCCGCGGCCACATCAAAGCTCATTGAATCACTCAGCTGCATGTCAGAGAAAGGTGAACGGCTGGCCGACATCAAGTAGAACAACAAAGTATACTGTATGTAAGCATTAAATATCCTTTCAGTGGAGACGGGCAGCGGTCTTCCTGTTGTCAAGGCAACCAGACTACAGAAGTCCAGACATTCCATTCATGCCACCTTACAGGACTgtacatgaaaacacatttttagagAACACCAAGTGGAGTTTGATATTCTCTTTTACTGAACTtgttttttgtggttgtttctATGTATTTTATAATAGACGAATGGAATCGGGTAAAGAATCGTTGGTTGTGTACAATACGAGCAAACTACCTGAGGCAGGTAAAGGTGTGCCACGCAGCAGCTCGTAGAACTTGGACAGGTAGGTGATCATCTTGGTCTTATCCAGCTCCTGATCGGCACCCTGCTCCTTCACAGATGTGAATGATCGGATCCCAAATTCACGCTCGCTGATGTCAAACGCCAGCTGGAGGTTGACAGAGTGGTCTTCCTCGTTTAAGGAGTAAAAATCTCTAATGGAAAAAGACAGTAATGGTGGCTTGAGTAGGAGGATGGGAATACGATGGGAGTATACGTACAGTATTATCATAGTGACTGTGCCAGCCTACACAAATATTCTTCTCTGGTGTGCATTTCCACTGAACATTCTGCATCCATGCATCCATAATAATATGcctttaattcaattttaacaTATTTTCACTTCTTATCGTTTCTAAAATGCAGGCTTTCCGGTATCATAACCATCTAAAATGCCCTGAAATAAAGGgccgggaatgttacagtgacgTGTGAGGCTGTGACTCTAAAAGGATTATCACTTGACTTTCATTTCATGTAAGTGTCAGGTGACTGATGTTGAGCAGAGTGTGAGATAATACGCATAATACgggtgcagacacacaatcagaaaTAATGTAAAGAGGGGGAGAGTAACCTAGCAGCAGCCCACACAGACGTTGGTGTTATTCTGAGAGTACAGAGGCTCgctctttcctcttttctttcttttctataAACCTGCTGAATTCTCTGCTGCTCGCTCTACGGACTGGGATGCatatggaggaggggaggggaaaagGGCCACTGGTTCCTGGAAACTTAAAGGACCACATTGTAGTGGCATGTGGCGAGGTATGAAGGCAGTAATTAAAGATTGAGAGTATATAATTAGATCTGTAAATGTACTAATCTACAGTTGCATTGCATGCCGTGCAAGGCTGCCCAAAGCTAAAAAGTGGAACCTGATGCACAGTTTCGGTTTTGTAGGCAGGACTTTTTCCCAAAGGTGGGTGCAAAAGTACACCAAGTCCCACAAGAGTTCTTTTTCTCCATGGCTCCAGAAAAACAGACGAAAAGGAACAATATATAGAATTAAAGATTATTCAAGAATATGTATGGAGGCCAATGcttcaatcaatcaaatataCTGCAATAACCAGTGTATATTTTTAGTTGAATACACAATGCCCTTGGTAAAAGAACGTGGGAAACGTACACAGCTGCACACTAAAAACAGCTCTGTTTGCACGGTGTTCTACCAGCGGCGGTTTGCTTATTGGACAGCTGTGTATGAAGTGCTATTCACGTCTGCACAGAGCTGTGAGGAGCAAAAAACACCCGTAGATAAGAGCTGCTCTCATGCCGAGCATAGTTAACACACCCATGAGCAGTAAATTCCTCACAACTAGACGTGactaaaaaagtgtttttttagtcACGTCTAGTTCATTTGTGAATGCAAAGCTGCATATTATGATGATTTTGACTGGTTTCAGGTGACAGGCTGATTTAATCTGCCGAGCGTTACTTACATCAGCTGGGGTTTGAACCTGTGGATGAGGGCGCACAGAGCGATACCGCTTTTCCAAGAAGATGTCAAGTCCGTTATCATCACATTCCTGTAGCCCTCGGTCTGTTTCTGGCACCATGTAAGCAGCCTCGCCGGTCTGATGTCCGACTCTACAACAGAAACATGGCTGGTTAGACTTGTCAATAAAATACTGCAATACTGCAACCTCAAATCACAGAGATGCATGATTTGTTAGAAAATCTAATGGTCATAATAAACAGGGACG harbors:
- the mical2a gene encoding F-actin-monooxygenase MICAL2 isoform X2; translated protein: MGKAEEETDNVGKLFEDFVQASTCKGALQAFNVLCRKLDIDPAENDTFYGSLKAKVTSWKAKALWGKLDKRMSHKEYKKGQACVGTKCLIIGGGPCGLRTAIELALLGAKVVVIEKRDAFSRNNVLHLWPYTIHDLRGLGAKKFYGKFCAGAIDHISIQKLQCVLLKIALIVAVEFHVNVEFVKLLEPPEDQENEGLGWRAAVRPADHPVANFEFHVVVGADGRRNTLEGFQRKEFRGKLAIAITANFINRNTTAEAKVEEISGVAFIFNQKFFLDLKEETGVDLENIVYYRDNTHYFVMTAKKQSLLDKGVVINDYADTQMLLSSENVNQEALLCYAREAADFGTNYQLPTLDFAMNHCGQPDVAMFDFTNMYASENAALVRERFGHQLLVALVGDSLLEPFWPMGTGCARGFLAAFDTAWMVNSWAQGRTALEVLAERESIYRLLPQTTPENIAKNFDQYTVDPGTRYPNLNSSCVRTHQVRHLFISKELNPCSLERAATIRRPVNLSRQKSDIRPARLLTWCQKQTEGYRNVMITDLTSSWKSGIALCALIHRFKPQLIDFYSLNEEDHSVNLQLAFDISEREFGIRSFTSVKEQGADQELDKTKMITYLSKFYELLRGTPLPASGSRDVDENNEDYSSQEVRSNNKGLNLALPRKRVPKDEETSDGADPIYKRRRKLCSYLEEATNLSSNGSAVREERGPKENRVRSMATQLLAKFESTPNYTVRRTQPESQHPFSLVKLRHVDRTRSEAKPEAQPESADPPASSSASRQSAIDFMSRVLRRLREVDEHVSEKKAQTQQAREFHSKSIKDKAVHLSGLFSSESSAVLEGSSVRRAFPPSGDKCHSCERRVYMVERVCAEGLFFHRECFRCSTCSSALRQGAHAFDSEQGKLYCKLHFDQRNNGTNPQRNFSPRSNRSAAGAQEQCADDGPSSESGGTADPPSGPSAGIFSSFMRKHLSRPLGVIRAVCNAPCYLSRRVRGTARALAGHLRHNGQDYTSLYELLSVGLPLLLVLQEVLLQMNTEAVPDGPSALQPLLLLLQEHIGQRLI
- the mical2a gene encoding F-actin-monooxygenase MICAL2 isoform X1 codes for the protein MGKAEEETDNVGKLFEDFVQASTCKGALQAFNVLCRKLDIDPAENDTFYGSLKAKVTSWKAKALWGKLDKRMSHKEYKKGQACVGTKCLIIGGGPCGLRTAIELALLGAKVVVIEKRDAFSRNNVLHLWPYTIHDLRGLGAKKFYGKFCAGAIDHISIQKLQCVLLKIALIVAVEFHVNVEFVKLLEPPEDQENEGLGWRAAVRPADHPVANFEFHVVVGADGRRNTLEGFQRKEFRGKLAIAITANFINRNTTAEAKVEEISGVAFIFNQKFFLDLKEETGVDLENIVYYRDNTHYFVMTAKKQSLLDKGVVINDYADTQMLLSSENVNQEALLCYAREAADFGTNYQLPTLDFAMNHCGQPDVAMFDFTNMYASENAALVRERFGHQLLVALVGDSLLEPFWPMGTGCARGFLAAFDTAWMVNSWAQGRTALEVLAERESIYRLLPQTTPENIAKNFDQYTVDPGTRYPNLNSSCVRTHQVRHLFISKELNPCSLERAATIRRPVNLSRQKSDIRPARLLTWCQKQTEGYRNVMITDLTSSWKSGIALCALIHRFKPQLIDFYSLNEEDHSVNLQLAFDISEREFGIRSFTSVKEQGADQELDKTKMITYLSKFYELLRGTPLPASGSRDVDENNEDYSSQEVRSNNKGLNLALPRKRVPKDEETSDGADPIYKRRRKLCSYLEEATNLSSNGSAVREERGPKENRVRSMATQLLAKFESTPNYTVRRTQLEDSIRKEAALLVRLPSKTLPKSPLQPESQHPFSLVKLRHVDRTRSEAKPEAQPESADPPASSSASRQSAIDFMSRVLRRLREVDEHVSEKKAQTQQAREFHSKSIKDKAVHLSGLFSSESSAVLEGSSVRRAFPPSGDKCHSCERRVYMVERVCAEGLFFHRECFRCSTCSSALRQGAHAFDSEQGKLYCKLHFDQRNNGTNPQRNFSPRSNRSAAGAQEQCADDGPSSESGGTADPPSGPSAGIFSSFMRKHLSRPLGVIRAVCNAPCYLSRRVRGTARALAGHLRHNGQDYTSLYELLSVGLPLLLVLQEVLLQMNTEAVPDGPSALQPLLLLLQEHIGQRLI